CTAAAATACTGCATTGGAAAGGAAGCATAAATCTCTaggatattttcttcaaattatctTTAGACATGACCAAATGAAGTGTAACTAGCTCTGTAAAGCAATAGTTACACTCTAAGAGAATTAAACTATAATGATATATATGGCGTGAAACTCCAGTCTTTCTCTGGGAAAAACGGGAGGAGGGAAGGTTTGGAAGAACTAGAGGATACTAATTTAATCATGAACTTGGTGATTTGTTCCAAAGTAAATTGCAATAAAAatggggggtggggagaaatGATGGAAAGATAGCTGTAAAGAGCTTTACTTGAAATTGTCTTAGCTGTTTAGCTAGGAACTGTAATTGGAAGGACTGGAGGATGTATTCCACTGGCTTTATTCTCCAGGCTCAACAGGCCCTCCAATTTGAATAAACCTGGAAAACTCTCCTGACCTCTATTTCTTCGGCAAAACATCTTTCTTTCGTGGTGACTTCCAAGGGAGGCAATCGGTACCCCAAGGTAGCTGTGAGGACCCCACCAACTGCCCATGGCATTGAAAGCCAGACTCCCTAGTGACTCAGGGGTTCTAAAGGTCCCCTCTCAAATCAGCGCCCGAAATACGCCTCTAAAACACAACCACGAGCTACCGCTCCCAACAGCGCAGGGCTTCCGGACAGGAGCAAGACAGACGCGAGGCGTGCGCCCCCGGGGAGCCCCCACGCTCCGGCCACGCCCATCCTGGCCCTGGGCATCCGCGCCCTGGAGGCCTGGCACCGAGGCGGGCGGGTCTCCGAGTTAGGGGCCCGCGAGTCGGCTGGGCGCCCCCGCCTCTGTCCGGGCAGTGCTCCGCCGAGTGCCCAGGACTGCGGGCAAATGGGCTGGAGGGCCGGGCCGCGGAAGGCGTTCTCACACCGGCCAGTCTCCGTCCACCAGGAAGCCAACTCCTCGTACCTCCCCGGGGACCGAAAACCGCCGGTGCCGCCGcacccgccgccgccgccgcctgctCATGGAGAGCCCgggctgctgccgccgccgccgccgcctcatCTATGAGTACCGCCGGCTGTCTCGGCCTCCCCCGGCGTG
This genomic window from Piliocolobus tephrosceles isolate RC106 chromosome 6, ASM277652v3, whole genome shotgun sequence contains:
- the LOC111549486 gene encoding zinc finger X-linked protein ZXDB-like, with the translated sequence MNLVICSKRRASGQEQDRREACAPGEPPRSGHAHPGPGHPRPGGLAPRRAGLRVRGPRVGWAPPPLSGQCSAECPGLRANGLEGRAAEGVLTPASLRPPGSQLLVPPRGPKTAGAAAPAAAAACSWRARAAAAAAAASSMSTAGCLGLPRREFWALARPPWHPPRREPQQLQRPGPIPLDPRSQDSGTRRFLLRRKIRHHLRPLPLTPPVSSRLTAQLRRREDAPA